A single window of Malus sylvestris chromosome 5, drMalSylv7.2, whole genome shotgun sequence DNA harbors:
- the LOC126623713 gene encoding ubiquitin carboxyl-terminal hydrolase 15-like isoform X2, with amino-acid sequence MLEPREADIPVLFLVFVVLPLVAYVLLGKWSDSSKKRDRVSLLAQLAAEEALRAEAMAVAAVIPPVSSSSPSKNGLQVCARCYSTATTRCSRCKSVRYCSGNCQIIHWREVHRQECLQLEPTCSSSSPKAVSFGESFHEKFLPNDSINSQYFGSKMEQILAEQAPADNIIYPSTSTGVPDMLDCSSVDTSQVSMLERRSVDKRVSRKSQRELRKKVGVAFDSSEETSFGWTTHLESSNVNSSKELRNYDTQLAGEGNPMVQNVNISDSYMKGQATSRNTVHENDKSQGQNGNIYESRSNSGLTSSAYSSKSGIDVHENGLDFIPNGGKSLKGEILSNDETTDFKCAEMTTMKASIKVKRAPYSLGRKVSKLPNSTMEVSGEQCYSEIERQGHIAEDSKVTRMRDTTAQGSNGIANSRIMKMMDLKKPKNLTRQEVPEVNGYRQKTKKVLFPYDEFVKYFQCEFFDLSPRGLLNCGNSCYANAVLQCLTCTKPLIIYLLRRSHSRACCGKDWCLMCELEQHVMMLRESGGPLSPSRILFHMRSINCQIGDGSQEDAHEFLRLLVTSMQSICLEGLGGENKVDPRLQETTFIQHTFGGHLRSKVKCLRCHHESERYENIMDLTLEIFGWVESLEDALTQFTTPEDLDGENMYRCGRCAAYVRARKQLSIHEAPNILTIVLKRFQEGKYGKINKCITFPDMLDMIPFMTGTGDIPPLYLLYGVVVHLDTQNASFSGHYVAYVKDMRGDWFRIDDTEVHPVSMSQVMMEGAYILFYMRSCPRPHRGFSGKAIREQVPNFENQCTSKAQKSRPGQSKHSSQFASPEHLPDDIRPEIANGFGNSTTNDIHRSSNGNVFPMMETYGEPMGVEFSDATSSDWSLFTSSDEASFTTESTRDSFSTVDCADACNMDPISSIFNTLYAPEYSRSSASCRKFSNSRPHTRFVSKDKGVILDSYSSTHPVDRAQKRNYSRKVSDSQTEHPLDTKCSSFVRYGTNPIYSLDRTSDHCKL; translated from the exons TTCTGGTAATTGTCAAATAATTCATTGGAGGGAAGTTCACAGGCAAGAATGTCTGCAGTTGGAACCTACTTGTTCAAGCTCATCTCCTAAGGCTGTCTCATTTGGAGAATCATTTCACGAGAAGTTCTTACCTAATGACAGCATCAATTCACAGTACTTTGGGAGTAAGATGGAGCAGATTTTAGCAGAGCAAGCACCAGCTGATAATATAATTTATCCTTCAACAAGCACTGGTGTCCCTGATATGCTTGACTGTTCTTCGGTTGATACCTCTCAAGTTTCCATGCTGGAGAGAAGAAGTGTGGACAAACGGGTTTCCAGAAAATCCCAGAGAGaattaagaaaaaaagttgGAGTTGCATTTGATTCTTCTGAAGAAACATCTTTTGGTTGGACTACCCATTTGGAATCTTCTAATGTTAATTCATCAAAAGAG TTAAGAAATTATGACACTCAGTTAGCAGGGGAGGGCAATCCTATGGTGCAAAATGTCAATATTTCTGATAGTTATATGAAGGGACAAGCTACTTCAAGAAATACGGTGCATGAGAATGATAAGTCTCAAGGTCAAAATGGCAACATATATGAATCAAGAAGCAACTCTGGATTAACATCCTCGGCATATTCTTCAAAAAGTGGAATAGATGTGCATGAAAATGGGTTGGACTTCATTCCAAATGGAGGAAAATCCCTTAAAGGGGAAATATTATCCAATGATGAAACAACAGATTTCAAATGTGCTGAAATGACAACAATGAAGGCTAGCATAAAGGTTAAAAGAGCTCCGTATTCTCTTGGGAGAAAGGTGTCTAAATTGCCAAATTCAACAATGGAAGTCTCAGGAGAGCAGTGTTACTCAGAGATAGAGAGGCAGGGACATATTGCTGAAGATTCAA AAGTAACTAGAATGAGAGACACCACTGCACAGGGTAGCAATGGAATTGCAAACAGTAGGATCATGAAAATGATGGATCTAAAGAAGCCAAAGAACTTGACCAGACAGGAAGTCCCCGAAGTGAATGGTTACCGACAGAAAACTAAGAAG GTCCTGTTCCCTTATGATgagtttgtgaagtactttcagTGTGAATTCTTTGACTTATCACCTCGGGGCCTTTTGAATTGTGGGAACAG TTGCTATGCAAATGCTGTCTTGCAGTGTTTAACCTGCACAAAGCCTCTCATTATCTATTTGCTTCGCAGATCACATTCAAGAGCCT GTTGTGGTAAAGATTGGTGTCTCATGTGTGAGCTGGAGCAACATGTGATGATGTTACGAGAAAGTGGGGGCCCACTTTCTCCTAGCCGAATTCTTTTTCATATGAGGAGTATCAATTGCCAAATTGGTGATGGAAGTCAAGAAGATGCACATGAATTCTTAAG GCTTCTAGTTACGTCAATGCAATCTATATGCTTGGAGGGGCTGGGTGGTGAAAACAAGGTTGATCCTAGATTGCAAGAAACAACTTTTATACAACATACATTTGGCGGACATCTCAGATCAAAG GTCAAGTGTTTGAGATGTCATCATGAGTCGGAACGATATGAGAACATCATGGATCTTACCTTAGAGATATTTGGTTGGGTTGAATCACTTGAAGATGCGCTGACTCAGTTTACAACCCCTGAAGATTTGGATGGAGAAAACATGTACAGATGTGGAAG GTGTGCTGCATATGTTCGAGCCAGGAAGCAATTGAGCATACATGAGGCGCCAAATATACTCACAATTGTCTTGAAGAGATTTCAG GAGGGAAAATATGGAAAAATAAACAAGTGCATCACTTTTCCAGACATGCTGGATATGATTCCATTTATGACTGGAACGGGTGACATTCCTCCTCTTTACTTGCTCTATGGTGTTGTGGTGCATTTGGATACGCAGAATGCATCTTTCTCTGGACATTATGTGGCATATGTGAAAGATATGCGAGGCGATTGGTTCAGGATAGATGACACTGAG GTTCACCCCGTTTCAATGAGCCAGGTTATGATGGAAGGAGCATATATCTTATTTTACATGAG GTCTTGTCCCCGCCCTCACAGAGGATTTTCTGGAAAAGCTATCAGGGAGCAAGTTCCAAATTTCGAAAATCAATGCACGTCGAAAGCTCAGAAGTCAAGGCCAGGCCAAAGCAAACACAGCAGCCAATTTGCTAGTCCAGAGCATTTACCAGATGATATCAGGCCAGAGATTGCAAATGGCTTTGGCAACAGCACCACCAATGACATCCATAGGAGTTCTAACGGGAATGTTTTCCCAATGATGGAAACATATGGTGAGCCCATGGGCGTGGAGTTCTCTGATGCTACGTCAAGTGATTGGTCCCTTTTTACAAGTTCTGATGAGGCCTCTTTCACGACTGAGAGTACTAGAGACTCTTTCAGTACTGTGGATTGTGCCGATGCTTGCAATATGGATCCAATCTCTTCAATTTTCAACACGTTATATGCACCGGAGTATTCTCGCAGTTCTGCATCCTgcagaaaattttcaaatagtaGGCCACACACTAGATTTGTTTCCAAGGATAAGGGTGTTATTTTGGATTCGTACTCATCAACCCATCCCGTTGACAGAGCACAGAAACGAAACTATTCAAGAAAGGTCAGTGATTCACAAACTGAACACCCTCTGGATACTAAATGCAGCTCGTTTGTAAGATATGGGACTAACCCAATATATAGTCTTGACCGAACCTCGGATCATTGTAAACTCTAA
- the LOC126623713 gene encoding ubiquitin carboxyl-terminal hydrolase 15-like isoform X3 has product MLEPREADIPVLFLVFVVLPLVAYVLLGKWSDSSKKRDRVSLLAQLAAEEALRAEAMAVAAVIPPVSSSSPSKNGLQVCARCYSTATTRCSRCKSVRYCSGNCQIIHWREVHRQECLQLEPTCSSSSPKAVSFGESFHEKFLPNDSINSQYFGSKMEQILAEQAPADNIIYPSTSTGVPDMLDCSSVDTSQVSMLERRSVDKRVSRKSQRELRKKVGVAFDSSEETSFGWTTHLESSNVNSSKEVFMEHKLRNYDTQLAGEGNPMVQNVNISDSYMKGQATSRNTVHENDKSQGQNGNIYESRSNSGLTSSAYSSKSGIDVHENGLDFIPNGGKSLKGEILSNDETTDFKCAEMTTMKASIKVKRAPYSLGRKVSKLPNSTMEVSGEQCYSEIERQGHIAEDSKVTRMRDTTAQGSNGIANSRIMKMMDLKKPKNLTRQEVPEVNGYRQKTKKVLFPYDEFVKYFQCEFFDLSPRGLLNCGNSCYANAVLQCLTCTKPLIIYLLRRSHSRACCGKDWCLMCELEQHVMMLRESGGPLSPSRILFHMRSINCQIGDGSQEDAHEFLRLLVTSMQSICLEGLGGENKVDPRLQETTFIQHTFGGHLRSKVKCLRCHHESERYENIMDLTLEIFGWVESLEDALTQFTTPEDLDGENMYRCGRCAAYVRARKQLSIHEAPNILTIVLKRFQEGKYGKINKCITFPDMLDMIPFMTGTGDIPPLYLLYGVVVHLDTQNASFSGHYVAYVKDMRGDWFRIDDTEVHPVSMSQVMMEGAYILFYMREQVPNFENQCTSKAQKSRPGQSKHSSQFASPEHLPDDIRPEIANGFGNSTTNDIHRSSNGNVFPMMETYGEPMGVEFSDATSSDWSLFTSSDEASFTTESTRDSFSTVDCADACNMDPISSIFNTLYAPEYSRSSASCRKFSNSRPHTRFVSKDKGVILDSYSSTHPVDRAQKRNYSRKVSDSQTEHPLDTKCSSFVRYGTNPIYSLDRTSDHCKL; this is encoded by the exons TTCTGGTAATTGTCAAATAATTCATTGGAGGGAAGTTCACAGGCAAGAATGTCTGCAGTTGGAACCTACTTGTTCAAGCTCATCTCCTAAGGCTGTCTCATTTGGAGAATCATTTCACGAGAAGTTCTTACCTAATGACAGCATCAATTCACAGTACTTTGGGAGTAAGATGGAGCAGATTTTAGCAGAGCAAGCACCAGCTGATAATATAATTTATCCTTCAACAAGCACTGGTGTCCCTGATATGCTTGACTGTTCTTCGGTTGATACCTCTCAAGTTTCCATGCTGGAGAGAAGAAGTGTGGACAAACGGGTTTCCAGAAAATCCCAGAGAGaattaagaaaaaaagttgGAGTTGCATTTGATTCTTCTGAAGAAACATCTTTTGGTTGGACTACCCATTTGGAATCTTCTAATGTTAATTCATCAAAAGAGGTTTTTATGGAGCATAAA TTAAGAAATTATGACACTCAGTTAGCAGGGGAGGGCAATCCTATGGTGCAAAATGTCAATATTTCTGATAGTTATATGAAGGGACAAGCTACTTCAAGAAATACGGTGCATGAGAATGATAAGTCTCAAGGTCAAAATGGCAACATATATGAATCAAGAAGCAACTCTGGATTAACATCCTCGGCATATTCTTCAAAAAGTGGAATAGATGTGCATGAAAATGGGTTGGACTTCATTCCAAATGGAGGAAAATCCCTTAAAGGGGAAATATTATCCAATGATGAAACAACAGATTTCAAATGTGCTGAAATGACAACAATGAAGGCTAGCATAAAGGTTAAAAGAGCTCCGTATTCTCTTGGGAGAAAGGTGTCTAAATTGCCAAATTCAACAATGGAAGTCTCAGGAGAGCAGTGTTACTCAGAGATAGAGAGGCAGGGACATATTGCTGAAGATTCAA AAGTAACTAGAATGAGAGACACCACTGCACAGGGTAGCAATGGAATTGCAAACAGTAGGATCATGAAAATGATGGATCTAAAGAAGCCAAAGAACTTGACCAGACAGGAAGTCCCCGAAGTGAATGGTTACCGACAGAAAACTAAGAAG GTCCTGTTCCCTTATGATgagtttgtgaagtactttcagTGTGAATTCTTTGACTTATCACCTCGGGGCCTTTTGAATTGTGGGAACAG TTGCTATGCAAATGCTGTCTTGCAGTGTTTAACCTGCACAAAGCCTCTCATTATCTATTTGCTTCGCAGATCACATTCAAGAGCCT GTTGTGGTAAAGATTGGTGTCTCATGTGTGAGCTGGAGCAACATGTGATGATGTTACGAGAAAGTGGGGGCCCACTTTCTCCTAGCCGAATTCTTTTTCATATGAGGAGTATCAATTGCCAAATTGGTGATGGAAGTCAAGAAGATGCACATGAATTCTTAAG GCTTCTAGTTACGTCAATGCAATCTATATGCTTGGAGGGGCTGGGTGGTGAAAACAAGGTTGATCCTAGATTGCAAGAAACAACTTTTATACAACATACATTTGGCGGACATCTCAGATCAAAG GTCAAGTGTTTGAGATGTCATCATGAGTCGGAACGATATGAGAACATCATGGATCTTACCTTAGAGATATTTGGTTGGGTTGAATCACTTGAAGATGCGCTGACTCAGTTTACAACCCCTGAAGATTTGGATGGAGAAAACATGTACAGATGTGGAAG GTGTGCTGCATATGTTCGAGCCAGGAAGCAATTGAGCATACATGAGGCGCCAAATATACTCACAATTGTCTTGAAGAGATTTCAG GAGGGAAAATATGGAAAAATAAACAAGTGCATCACTTTTCCAGACATGCTGGATATGATTCCATTTATGACTGGAACGGGTGACATTCCTCCTCTTTACTTGCTCTATGGTGTTGTGGTGCATTTGGATACGCAGAATGCATCTTTCTCTGGACATTATGTGGCATATGTGAAAGATATGCGAGGCGATTGGTTCAGGATAGATGACACTGAG GTTCACCCCGTTTCAATGAGCCAGGTTATGATGGAAGGAGCATATATCTTATTTTACATGAG GGAGCAAGTTCCAAATTTCGAAAATCAATGCACGTCGAAAGCTCAGAAGTCAAGGCCAGGCCAAAGCAAACACAGCAGCCAATTTGCTAGTCCAGAGCATTTACCAGATGATATCAGGCCAGAGATTGCAAATGGCTTTGGCAACAGCACCACCAATGACATCCATAGGAGTTCTAACGGGAATGTTTTCCCAATGATGGAAACATATGGTGAGCCCATGGGCGTGGAGTTCTCTGATGCTACGTCAAGTGATTGGTCCCTTTTTACAAGTTCTGATGAGGCCTCTTTCACGACTGAGAGTACTAGAGACTCTTTCAGTACTGTGGATTGTGCCGATGCTTGCAATATGGATCCAATCTCTTCAATTTTCAACACGTTATATGCACCGGAGTATTCTCGCAGTTCTGCATCCTgcagaaaattttcaaatagtaGGCCACACACTAGATTTGTTTCCAAGGATAAGGGTGTTATTTTGGATTCGTACTCATCAACCCATCCCGTTGACAGAGCACAGAAACGAAACTATTCAAGAAAGGTCAGTGATTCACAAACTGAACACCCTCTGGATACTAAATGCAGCTCGTTTGTAAGATATGGGACTAACCCAATATATAGTCTTGACCGAACCTCGGATCATTGTAAACTCTAA
- the LOC126623713 gene encoding ubiquitin carboxyl-terminal hydrolase 15-like isoform X1, whose amino-acid sequence MLEPREADIPVLFLVFVVLPLVAYVLLGKWSDSSKKRDRVSLLAQLAAEEALRAEAMAVAAVIPPVSSSSPSKNGLQVCARCYSTATTRCSRCKSVRYCSGNCQIIHWREVHRQECLQLEPTCSSSSPKAVSFGESFHEKFLPNDSINSQYFGSKMEQILAEQAPADNIIYPSTSTGVPDMLDCSSVDTSQVSMLERRSVDKRVSRKSQRELRKKVGVAFDSSEETSFGWTTHLESSNVNSSKEVFMEHKLRNYDTQLAGEGNPMVQNVNISDSYMKGQATSRNTVHENDKSQGQNGNIYESRSNSGLTSSAYSSKSGIDVHENGLDFIPNGGKSLKGEILSNDETTDFKCAEMTTMKASIKVKRAPYSLGRKVSKLPNSTMEVSGEQCYSEIERQGHIAEDSKVTRMRDTTAQGSNGIANSRIMKMMDLKKPKNLTRQEVPEVNGYRQKTKKVLFPYDEFVKYFQCEFFDLSPRGLLNCGNSCYANAVLQCLTCTKPLIIYLLRRSHSRACCGKDWCLMCELEQHVMMLRESGGPLSPSRILFHMRSINCQIGDGSQEDAHEFLRLLVTSMQSICLEGLGGENKVDPRLQETTFIQHTFGGHLRSKVKCLRCHHESERYENIMDLTLEIFGWVESLEDALTQFTTPEDLDGENMYRCGRCAAYVRARKQLSIHEAPNILTIVLKRFQEGKYGKINKCITFPDMLDMIPFMTGTGDIPPLYLLYGVVVHLDTQNASFSGHYVAYVKDMRGDWFRIDDTEVHPVSMSQVMMEGAYILFYMRSCPRPHRGFSGKAIREQVPNFENQCTSKAQKSRPGQSKHSSQFASPEHLPDDIRPEIANGFGNSTTNDIHRSSNGNVFPMMETYGEPMGVEFSDATSSDWSLFTSSDEASFTTESTRDSFSTVDCADACNMDPISSIFNTLYAPEYSRSSASCRKFSNSRPHTRFVSKDKGVILDSYSSTHPVDRAQKRNYSRKVSDSQTEHPLDTKCSSFVRYGTNPIYSLDRTSDHCKL is encoded by the exons TTCTGGTAATTGTCAAATAATTCATTGGAGGGAAGTTCACAGGCAAGAATGTCTGCAGTTGGAACCTACTTGTTCAAGCTCATCTCCTAAGGCTGTCTCATTTGGAGAATCATTTCACGAGAAGTTCTTACCTAATGACAGCATCAATTCACAGTACTTTGGGAGTAAGATGGAGCAGATTTTAGCAGAGCAAGCACCAGCTGATAATATAATTTATCCTTCAACAAGCACTGGTGTCCCTGATATGCTTGACTGTTCTTCGGTTGATACCTCTCAAGTTTCCATGCTGGAGAGAAGAAGTGTGGACAAACGGGTTTCCAGAAAATCCCAGAGAGaattaagaaaaaaagttgGAGTTGCATTTGATTCTTCTGAAGAAACATCTTTTGGTTGGACTACCCATTTGGAATCTTCTAATGTTAATTCATCAAAAGAGGTTTTTATGGAGCATAAA TTAAGAAATTATGACACTCAGTTAGCAGGGGAGGGCAATCCTATGGTGCAAAATGTCAATATTTCTGATAGTTATATGAAGGGACAAGCTACTTCAAGAAATACGGTGCATGAGAATGATAAGTCTCAAGGTCAAAATGGCAACATATATGAATCAAGAAGCAACTCTGGATTAACATCCTCGGCATATTCTTCAAAAAGTGGAATAGATGTGCATGAAAATGGGTTGGACTTCATTCCAAATGGAGGAAAATCCCTTAAAGGGGAAATATTATCCAATGATGAAACAACAGATTTCAAATGTGCTGAAATGACAACAATGAAGGCTAGCATAAAGGTTAAAAGAGCTCCGTATTCTCTTGGGAGAAAGGTGTCTAAATTGCCAAATTCAACAATGGAAGTCTCAGGAGAGCAGTGTTACTCAGAGATAGAGAGGCAGGGACATATTGCTGAAGATTCAA AAGTAACTAGAATGAGAGACACCACTGCACAGGGTAGCAATGGAATTGCAAACAGTAGGATCATGAAAATGATGGATCTAAAGAAGCCAAAGAACTTGACCAGACAGGAAGTCCCCGAAGTGAATGGTTACCGACAGAAAACTAAGAAG GTCCTGTTCCCTTATGATgagtttgtgaagtactttcagTGTGAATTCTTTGACTTATCACCTCGGGGCCTTTTGAATTGTGGGAACAG TTGCTATGCAAATGCTGTCTTGCAGTGTTTAACCTGCACAAAGCCTCTCATTATCTATTTGCTTCGCAGATCACATTCAAGAGCCT GTTGTGGTAAAGATTGGTGTCTCATGTGTGAGCTGGAGCAACATGTGATGATGTTACGAGAAAGTGGGGGCCCACTTTCTCCTAGCCGAATTCTTTTTCATATGAGGAGTATCAATTGCCAAATTGGTGATGGAAGTCAAGAAGATGCACATGAATTCTTAAG GCTTCTAGTTACGTCAATGCAATCTATATGCTTGGAGGGGCTGGGTGGTGAAAACAAGGTTGATCCTAGATTGCAAGAAACAACTTTTATACAACATACATTTGGCGGACATCTCAGATCAAAG GTCAAGTGTTTGAGATGTCATCATGAGTCGGAACGATATGAGAACATCATGGATCTTACCTTAGAGATATTTGGTTGGGTTGAATCACTTGAAGATGCGCTGACTCAGTTTACAACCCCTGAAGATTTGGATGGAGAAAACATGTACAGATGTGGAAG GTGTGCTGCATATGTTCGAGCCAGGAAGCAATTGAGCATACATGAGGCGCCAAATATACTCACAATTGTCTTGAAGAGATTTCAG GAGGGAAAATATGGAAAAATAAACAAGTGCATCACTTTTCCAGACATGCTGGATATGATTCCATTTATGACTGGAACGGGTGACATTCCTCCTCTTTACTTGCTCTATGGTGTTGTGGTGCATTTGGATACGCAGAATGCATCTTTCTCTGGACATTATGTGGCATATGTGAAAGATATGCGAGGCGATTGGTTCAGGATAGATGACACTGAG GTTCACCCCGTTTCAATGAGCCAGGTTATGATGGAAGGAGCATATATCTTATTTTACATGAG GTCTTGTCCCCGCCCTCACAGAGGATTTTCTGGAAAAGCTATCAGGGAGCAAGTTCCAAATTTCGAAAATCAATGCACGTCGAAAGCTCAGAAGTCAAGGCCAGGCCAAAGCAAACACAGCAGCCAATTTGCTAGTCCAGAGCATTTACCAGATGATATCAGGCCAGAGATTGCAAATGGCTTTGGCAACAGCACCACCAATGACATCCATAGGAGTTCTAACGGGAATGTTTTCCCAATGATGGAAACATATGGTGAGCCCATGGGCGTGGAGTTCTCTGATGCTACGTCAAGTGATTGGTCCCTTTTTACAAGTTCTGATGAGGCCTCTTTCACGACTGAGAGTACTAGAGACTCTTTCAGTACTGTGGATTGTGCCGATGCTTGCAATATGGATCCAATCTCTTCAATTTTCAACACGTTATATGCACCGGAGTATTCTCGCAGTTCTGCATCCTgcagaaaattttcaaatagtaGGCCACACACTAGATTTGTTTCCAAGGATAAGGGTGTTATTTTGGATTCGTACTCATCAACCCATCCCGTTGACAGAGCACAGAAACGAAACTATTCAAGAAAGGTCAGTGATTCACAAACTGAACACCCTCTGGATACTAAATGCAGCTCGTTTGTAAGATATGGGACTAACCCAATATATAGTCTTGACCGAACCTCGGATCATTGTAAACTCTAA